CGACAAGCAGTCCATCCAGGACCTGCTCGACACCTACTCGGCCAAGGTCCGCGAGAAGCTGGTCCTGCGCCGCTTCTCCCGTTTCAAGGTCGGGGAAGGCGCCTGACCCGTTCCTGGGAGCCGATCGGTCGGGCGGGCGGAGGAGCGAAGCCATGGCATATCGGATGGTGGGGGACCAGCCGGAGCCGGTCGACAGCGGGGAGGGCAAGCCCCGGTTCGAGCGGGTCGTGGTGAAGCTGTCGGGGGAGGCGTTCGCCGACACCAGCGTCGGGTTCGGGCTCGACTACGGCAAGATCGACGGCGTGGCCAGGCAGCTGGTCGAGGTCCTCGACCTGGGCGTGCAGGTCGCGGTCGTGGTCGGCGGAGGCAACATCGTCCGCGGGTCGGCCGCCGAGGCGGCCGGGATGGACCGGGCCAGGGCCGACTACATGGGCATGCTGGGGACGGTCATGAACTGCCTGGCCCTGCAGGACGCCCTGGAGCGCCGCCAGGTCGTGACCCGGGTGCAGACGGCCATCCAGATGACCCAGATCGCGGAGCCGTACGTCCCGCGGCGGGCCGTGCGCCACCTGGAGAAGGGGCGCATCGTGATCTTCGGGGCGGGCATGGGCGCCCCCTTCTTCTCGACCGACACCACCGCCGCCCAGCGGTCGCTCGAGATCGGCGCCGAGGTCATCCTCATGGCCAAGAACGGCGTCGACGGGGTCTACGACGCCGACCCCAAGAAGCACCCGGAGGCGCGCAAGTTCCTCTGGCTCGACTACCTGGAGGCGATCCGGCGCGAGCTGCGGGTGATGGACACCACCGCCCTGTCGTTGTGCAAGGA
This is a stretch of genomic DNA from Actinomycetota bacterium. It encodes these proteins:
- the pyrH gene encoding UMP kinase — encoded protein: MVGDQPEPVDSGEGKPRFERVVVKLSGEAFADTSVGFGLDYGKIDGVARQLVEVLDLGVQVAVVVGGGNIVRGSAAEAAGMDRARADYMGMLGTVMNCLALQDALERRQVVTRVQTAIQMTQIAEPYVPRRAVRHLEKGRIVIFGAGMGAPFFSTDTTAAQRSLEIGAEVILMAKNGVDGVYDADPKKHPEARKFLWLDYLEAIRRELRVMDTTALSLCKDHDLPIIVFDLLTEGNIRRAVCGEPIGTVVGPNDVVEADETQRGEPR